One Nitrospina watsonii DNA segment encodes these proteins:
- a CDS encoding YnfA family protein — MNAFAYYITAAVAEIGGCFAFWAWLRLDRSALWALPGVLSLVVFALLLTRIDSVFAGRAYAAYGGVYIATSLLWLWGIEGQRPDRWDVVGALVCLGGAALILFGPRQSF, encoded by the coding sequence ATGAACGCGTTTGCGTACTACATCACGGCGGCGGTGGCGGAGATCGGCGGTTGCTTCGCCTTCTGGGCGTGGCTGCGCCTCGACCGCAGCGCGCTGTGGGCGCTGCCCGGCGTCCTGTCGCTGGTCGTCTTTGCCCTGCTGCTGACGCGCATCGACAGCGTCTTTGCCGGTCGCGCCTACGCCGCGTACGGCGGCGTGTACATCGCAACGTCTCTCTTGTGGCTGTGGGGCATCGAAGGGCAGCGCCCGGACCGCTGGGATGTGGTGGGCGCCCTGGTGTGCCTGGGCGGCGCGGCATTGATCCTGTTCGGTCCCCGCCAATCGTTTTGA
- a CDS encoding chlorite dismutase family protein: protein MCLRIKHIVTLAALMLCALGALPVHAAQGQWGGFIYLLAKPGMERSEAWKQNLIAVTEQAAQPFDNDFTPEPSRLATIHYIRTVRYTLHGEPFTPIPLGVIRVESMDRDAIRQFYDTFRAAAGDTLDLNILYGVTSELRYTDAETLERLKEHAPQRGPGSAQPNAVVFPLSKSAEWWTQTQEQREAYFFQHPDRFGKEQRGHNAIGFRYIDKIYRKLYQSRFIGGGADFITYFEYADADRDAFDSLLSGLRDTTLNPEWKFVEEAPIVYGTRVNGLADILNP from the coding sequence ATGTGTCTTCGCATCAAACATATCGTGACGCTCGCCGCGTTGATGCTGTGCGCCCTCGGTGCACTTCCGGTTCACGCCGCGCAGGGCCAGTGGGGCGGATTCATTTACCTGCTTGCCAAACCCGGCATGGAACGGTCCGAAGCATGGAAACAAAACCTGATCGCCGTCACCGAACAGGCGGCCCAACCGTTTGACAACGACTTCACCCCGGAGCCGTCCAGGCTGGCGACCATTCATTACATCCGCACTGTCCGTTACACGTTGCACGGCGAACCGTTCACGCCGATTCCGCTGGGCGTGATCCGCGTCGAGTCCATGGACCGCGACGCCATCCGCCAGTTCTACGATACCTTCCGCGCCGCCGCCGGCGACACGCTCGATCTGAACATCCTGTACGGAGTCACCTCGGAGTTGCGTTACACCGATGCCGAAACGCTGGAACGATTGAAAGAACACGCACCACAGCGCGGTCCCGGCTCGGCACAACCCAACGCCGTGGTGTTCCCGCTTTCCAAATCGGCGGAATGGTGGACGCAGACGCAGGAACAACGCGAAGCGTATTTTTTCCAGCACCCGGACCGGTTCGGCAAGGAACAACGGGGACACAATGCGATCGGCTTCCGTTACATCGATAAAATTTACAGAAAGCTCTATCAGTCGCGGTTCATCGGCGGCGGGGCGGACTTCATCACGTACTTTGAATACGCGGATGCCGACCGCGACGCGTTTGATAGCCTGCTGTCGGGACTGCGCGACACAACGCTCAATCCGGAATGGAAGTTTGTGGAAGAAGCGCCGATCGTTTACGGCACGCGGGTGAACGGGCTGGCCGACATCCTGAATCCGTGA
- a CDS encoding tetratricopeptide repeat protein → MTSHFSWKRCLLWAMLLALLAACEKPPAEPLILPAGAEPSSFMFNERGTEYFNQGNYREAVIAYIQATAADPHAGEIHYNIALCRYMLGQEDKLKESLKLAKQYALGNPAILQSPFYLKYMKGDA, encoded by the coding sequence ATGACTTCTCATTTCTCTTGGAAACGCTGCCTGCTGTGGGCAATGCTGCTGGCCCTGTTGGCCGCATGCGAAAAACCGCCCGCTGAACCGTTGATCCTGCCCGCCGGCGCTGAACCTTCGTCGTTCATGTTCAACGAGCGCGGCACCGAATATTTCAACCAGGGCAATTACCGGGAGGCGGTGATTGCATACATTCAGGCGACGGCGGCCGATCCGCATGCGGGCGAGATCCATTACAACATCGCGCTCTGCCGTTACATGCTGGGGCAGGAAGACAAGTTGAAGGAATCCCTCAAACTGGCGAAACAGTATGCGCTCGGCAACCCGGCCATCCTGCAATCCCCGTTTTACCTGAAATATATGAAGGGTGACGCGTGA
- a CDS encoding amidoligase family protein, with the protein MESEYRMPPKPENTEGAMRTLGIELEFASEDGLQLAELVNRLFEGKIDRIDPHLFKIRDTPLGTFTIELDTQYVHWKKPESAESDWMDELLPKELFDDLIEALGDVMKYVVPYELVTPPIPLDRLPECDRLLAELRKLKLKGTDEGFFYAFGMHLNPEVAEQNHVWILDVLRAYLLVADWLHEQMGIDLARKLSPYIRACPEPYILKVLQPKYQPDEETFIRDYVKFNDTRNRELDLFPLLSHINEPLMQKLVTDDLTKPRPTFHLRLPDCRLNDPDWSISHHWNLWVQVEELADDKARLEAMSLAYIQHADKLFKGKWAQKIPEFLNR; encoded by the coding sequence ATGGAATCCGAATACCGGATGCCCCCCAAACCTGAAAACACCGAGGGCGCCATGCGCACGCTCGGCATCGAACTCGAGTTCGCATCCGAAGACGGCCTGCAACTTGCCGAGCTGGTGAACCGACTCTTCGAGGGGAAAATCGACCGCATCGACCCGCATCTGTTCAAAATCCGCGACACCCCCCTGGGCACGTTCACCATCGAACTCGACACCCAGTACGTGCATTGGAAAAAACCGGAGTCTGCGGAGAGCGACTGGATGGACGAGTTGCTGCCCAAGGAGTTGTTCGACGACCTGATCGAAGCGTTGGGCGACGTGATGAAATACGTGGTGCCCTACGAACTGGTGACGCCGCCGATCCCCCTCGACCGTCTGCCCGAATGCGACCGGCTCCTCGCCGAACTGCGCAAACTCAAACTCAAAGGCACCGACGAGGGATTTTTCTACGCGTTCGGCATGCACCTGAACCCGGAAGTCGCCGAGCAGAACCATGTGTGGATTCTCGACGTGCTGCGCGCTTACCTTTTGGTTGCAGATTGGCTGCACGAGCAGATGGGCATCGACCTGGCACGCAAACTGAGCCCTTATATCCGCGCCTGCCCGGAGCCCTACATCCTGAAAGTGCTGCAACCCAAATACCAGCCGGACGAGGAAACCTTCATCCGCGATTATGTGAAGTTCAACGACACCCGCAACCGCGAGCTCGATCTGTTTCCACTGCTGTCACACATCAACGAACCGCTGATGCAGAAGCTGGTGACCGACGACCTCACCAAACCCCGCCCCACCTTTCATCTCCGCCTGCCCGACTGCCGCCTGAACGACCCCGACTGGTCGATCAGCCACCACTGGAACTTGTGGGTGCAGGTGGAAGAACTGGCCGACGACAAAGCCCGTCTCGAAGCAATGAGCCTCGCCTACATCCAGCACGCCGACAAACTGTTCAAAGGCAAGTGGGCGCAAAAAATACCCGAGTTTTTGAACCGCTGA
- a CDS encoding class I SAM-dependent methyltransferase has translation MQGDATQAMRWLRRIGLLALLIGLTACGHSHSHSGKRYWGKDRDQWQQPEQVIAALNIKAGMTVADLGSGTGYFTHRLAGAVGAGGRVYAVDIDRDLLAEVGLLAKKKKQSHVALVLAKENDPALPEPVDIIFSSNVYHHLKNRAAYFANAKQYLKPGGRVVILDFREDAFRHFTPRATLLAEFAEAGYSVQQTFDFLPKQNFVVFVPQDQ, from the coding sequence ATGCAGGGCGATGCAACACAGGCGATGCGTTGGCTGCGCCGGATCGGTTTGTTGGCGTTGCTGATCGGGCTGACGGCCTGCGGCCATTCCCATTCGCACAGCGGCAAGCGCTACTGGGGCAAGGACCGCGATCAATGGCAGCAACCGGAGCAGGTCATCGCCGCGCTCAATATCAAAGCGGGCATGACCGTTGCCGATCTCGGTTCCGGCACCGGGTATTTCACGCACCGGCTGGCCGGGGCCGTGGGCGCGGGCGGGCGCGTGTATGCCGTCGATATCGACCGCGATCTGCTGGCGGAAGTGGGCCTCCTCGCCAAAAAGAAAAAGCAGAGCCACGTCGCGTTGGTGCTGGCGAAGGAAAACGATCCGGCCCTCCCCGAGCCGGTGGACATCATTTTTTCCTCCAACGTGTACCATCACCTGAAAAACCGGGCCGCGTACTTTGCGAACGCGAAACAATATTTGAAGCCCGGCGGCCGTGTGGTCATCCTCGATTTCCGCGAAGACGCGTTCCGGCATTTCACGCCGCGCGCCACCCTGCTGGCGGAATTTGCCGAAGCCGGGTACAGCGTCCAGCAGACCTTCGATTTCCTGCCCAAACAGAATTTCGTCGTCTTTGTTCCGCAAGACCAATAG
- a CDS encoding coiled coil domain-containing protein encodes MSKKEEYTNWMQSKLDELSAEIDKLKAKANQSEAEAQIKYLEEVEALRAKKESMQAKLKEVQTASEGAWEDLKTGLDKSWDDLKAGIQSATSRFKN; translated from the coding sequence ATGAGCAAGAAAGAAGAATACACGAATTGGATGCAATCCAAACTCGATGAACTCTCGGCCGAAATCGACAAGCTCAAGGCCAAAGCCAACCAGTCGGAAGCCGAAGCGCAGATAAAATACCTGGAAGAAGTGGAAGCGTTGCGCGCCAAAAAAGAAAGCATGCAGGCCAAGCTCAAGGAAGTGCAGACGGCCAGCGAAGGCGCGTGGGAAGATTTGAAAACCGGACTCGACAAGTCATGGGACGATTTGAAGGCGGGCATCCAGTCGGCCACCTCGCGTTTCAAAAACTGA
- a CDS encoding STAS/SEC14 domain-containing protein yields the protein MIELEKLGDGRIGITLPRRIEVGDFPRITPEIDALIADRGRLKVLLNIAAVRGWSGVAALREHVIFVRAHHRSFQRMAVVVGPAWQRLAVRGMRLILFPRVKVFDSGELDAAQQWLQETAAPA from the coding sequence ATGATTGAACTGGAAAAGCTGGGAGACGGCCGCATCGGCATCACACTGCCGCGACGCATTGAGGTGGGCGATTTCCCTCGCATCACGCCGGAAATCGACGCCCTCATCGCCGACCGCGGACGGCTGAAGGTGTTGCTGAACATTGCGGCGGTCCGCGGCTGGTCGGGAGTTGCGGCCCTGCGCGAACACGTGATCTTTGTGCGGGCGCATCACCGCAGTTTTCAGCGCATGGCGGTGGTGGTCGGCCCGGCCTGGCAACGCCTGGCCGTGCGCGGGATGCGATTGATCCTGTTTCCGCGCGTCAAGGTGTTCGATAGCGGCGAACTCGATGCCGCCCAACAGTGGTTGCAGGAGACCGCGGCCCCCGCCTGA
- a CDS encoding formylglycine-generating enzyme family protein, producing the protein MKSIIDAIHPFRSLFASLLAIGMLFAVNTPAAALADAQASPGMSLIPSGEFVQGANPQIGHRLCVEHNDHCEQKWFNDEAPPRRVYVDAFEIDIHEVTQRAYRKVMNNNPSRFTGDDLPVENVTWHEANAFCNKVGKRLPTEAEWEKAAKGGVRTIYPWGNEMESGRANFCDAACDKRWKEEPFQDGYEHTAPVGSFPPNAYGLHDMAGNVYEWVQDGYDYAYYQHAPAQNPKGPRAADMKVMRGGSWINYSTGVRPADRTPTDPDERLNFAGFRCARSR; encoded by the coding sequence GTGAAATCCATCATCGATGCCATTCATCCGTTCCGCTCTCTGTTTGCGTCCCTACTTGCCATCGGGATGCTGTTCGCCGTGAACACCCCGGCTGCCGCCTTGGCGGACGCGCAGGCTTCTCCCGGCATGTCCCTCATCCCATCGGGGGAATTTGTGCAGGGTGCGAATCCGCAGATCGGCCACCGCCTGTGCGTGGAGCACAACGATCATTGTGAGCAGAAATGGTTCAACGACGAGGCCCCGCCGCGTCGCGTTTACGTGGACGCCTTCGAAATCGATATCCACGAAGTGACGCAGCGCGCGTATCGCAAAGTGATGAACAACAACCCGTCCAGGTTTACCGGTGATGACCTGCCCGTGGAAAACGTCACCTGGCACGAAGCGAACGCATTTTGCAACAAAGTGGGCAAGCGCCTGCCCACGGAAGCGGAATGGGAAAAAGCGGCGAAAGGCGGCGTCCGCACCATTTACCCCTGGGGGAATGAGATGGAGTCAGGCAGGGCCAACTTCTGCGACGCCGCCTGCGACAAACGCTGGAAAGAAGAACCGTTTCAGGATGGATATGAGCACACCGCACCCGTGGGATCGTTTCCGCCGAATGCGTACGGCCTCCACGACATGGCGGGCAACGTATACGAGTGGGTGCAGGACGGGTATGACTACGCTTATTACCAGCACGCTCCCGCACAAAATCCCAAAGGACCGCGCGCGGCAGACATGAAAGTCATGCGCGGCGGATCGTGGATCAATTACTCCACCGGCGTGCGCCCCGCCGACCGCACCCCCACCGATCCGGACGAACGGCTGAACTTCGCCGGCTTCCGTTGCGCGCGCTCGCGCTGA
- a CDS encoding YchJ family protein: MKDCPCGLDSPYTDCCGRLIRGSGYADTAEDLMRARYSAFVQKEWKFLVNTLCAEEREDKTVKDFEEGLGPVMWNQLEIHGTRRGGQGDDAGTVEFVAQYTEEGVEKSLHETASFLKENGRWVYSEARSKSHVHAAGQECGHEPAESKKPFVRDQPKVGRNDPCTCGSGKKFKKCCGK, from the coding sequence ATGAAAGATTGTCCCTGCGGACTCGATTCGCCTTATACCGACTGCTGCGGCCGCCTGATCCGCGGATCGGGTTATGCGGACACGGCGGAAGATCTGATGCGGGCGCGTTACAGCGCATTCGTGCAGAAGGAGTGGAAATTCCTCGTCAACACCCTGTGCGCCGAAGAACGCGAGGACAAGACGGTCAAGGATTTTGAGGAAGGTCTGGGACCGGTGATGTGGAACCAGCTCGAAATCCATGGTACGCGGCGCGGTGGCCAGGGCGACGACGCGGGCACCGTCGAGTTCGTCGCCCAGTACACGGAAGAGGGCGTCGAAAAATCGTTGCACGAAACCGCCTCCTTTCTGAAAGAGAACGGCCGCTGGGTGTACAGCGAAGCCAGGTCGAAATCGCACGTGCATGCGGCCGGGCAGGAGTGCGGTCACGAACCGGCGGAATCCAAAAAACCGTTTGTCCGCGACCAGCCGAAAGTCGGCCGCAACGATCCCTGCACCTGCGGCAGCGGTAAGAAATTCAAAAAATGCTGCGGCAAATGA
- a CDS encoding MTAP family purine nucleoside phosphorylase has product MQASLAVIGGSGAYHLLTRNLLGEEVDCASVETPFGASAPLHEFRAGDSTFLFLSRHGETDYSLTAPFVNYRANIYALKACGVRRIVAWSGPGIINRAYRPGEFVLPHDVIDETRNRESTFFKERGIGFIRQSDPFCPEVRDALHESMHHAGLPHHEQGVYVCTQGPRLESPAEIKKFRIVGADLVGMTLCPEAFLARELEMCYAPVCYLTNYAEGVVQRDFKKGELFEGMQSGEEKTQVDAAIQQFPLILAGAFSQLAGEDAQCHCPHAMQRYRDKGMIGGDWKSWLGPV; this is encoded by the coding sequence ATGCAAGCGAGCCTGGCAGTCATCGGCGGCAGCGGCGCCTATCATCTTTTAACCCGCAACCTGCTGGGTGAAGAGGTGGATTGTGCGTCGGTGGAAACACCCTTCGGCGCAAGCGCTCCCCTGCATGAGTTCCGCGCCGGCGACAGCACGTTTTTATTTTTATCGCGCCACGGCGAGACCGATTACTCCCTCACGGCCCCGTTCGTCAATTACCGCGCCAACATCTATGCGCTGAAAGCCTGTGGCGTGCGGCGCATCGTGGCATGGAGCGGGCCGGGCATCATCAATCGCGCCTACCGTCCCGGCGAGTTCGTGTTGCCGCACGACGTGATCGACGAAACCCGCAACCGGGAATCGACCTTCTTCAAAGAACGGGGCATCGGTTTCATCCGGCAAAGCGACCCGTTTTGCCCGGAAGTGCGGGACGCCTTGCACGAGAGCATGCATCACGCCGGCCTGCCGCATCACGAGCAAGGCGTGTACGTGTGCACGCAGGGACCGCGTCTGGAATCTCCGGCGGAGATCAAAAAGTTCCGCATCGTCGGCGCGGACCTGGTCGGTATGACCCTGTGTCCGGAAGCTTTTCTGGCGCGTGAGTTGGAGATGTGTTACGCCCCTGTTTGTTATCTCACCAACTATGCCGAGGGCGTGGTCCAACGCGATTTCAAAAAGGGCGAACTGTTCGAAGGCATGCAAAGCGGGGAAGAGAAAACGCAGGTGGATGCGGCCATCCAGCAGTTTCCGCTAATCCTCGCGGGCGCATTTTCCCAGCTCGCGGGAGAGGATGCCCAATGCCATTGCCCGCATGCCATGCAACGTTACCGCGACAAGGGCATGATCGGCGGCGATTGGAAAAGCTGGCTGGGTCCGGTCTGA
- a CDS encoding gamma carbonic anhydrase family protein produces the protein MIQPFIDKTPQVHSSAWVADNARVIGDVVIGESSSVWFNATVRGDINYIRIGKRTNIQDGCVLHVARKTLPLIIGDEVTIGHNVVLHACTISNRCLIGMSATVMDGAEIGENSIVGAGALVTPGTKIPPGSLAVGSPARVKRELTEDEIRDIRESAAHYVADLEHYFE, from the coding sequence ATGATTCAACCTTTCATCGACAAAACACCGCAAGTTCATTCCTCCGCCTGGGTTGCGGACAACGCCCGCGTCATTGGCGATGTCGTCATCGGCGAATCCAGCAGCGTCTGGTTCAATGCCACGGTGCGCGGAGACATCAACTATATCCGTATCGGCAAACGCACCAATATTCAGGATGGATGCGTGCTGCACGTCGCGCGCAAAACGTTGCCGTTGATCATTGGCGACGAAGTCACCATCGGCCACAACGTGGTTTTGCACGCTTGTACGATAAGCAACCGCTGCCTGATTGGAATGAGCGCCACGGTGATGGACGGCGCGGAGATCGGAGAAAACAGCATCGTCGGCGCGGGCGCACTGGTGACGCCCGGCACGAAAATTCCTCCGGGCAGTCTGGCCGTGGGATCGCCCGCCCGTGTGAAGCGTGAGTTGACAGAGGACGAGATCCGCGACATTCGCGAGTCCGCCGCCCATTACGTTGCCGACCTCGAACATTATTTCGAGTGA
- a CDS encoding glycosyltransferase family 39 protein — MAESDTDLHSTTGSTSNKQESSLACRYGGLGIVFAAAAVMTAIGWRRWSDLMIDYGSQLYVPWRLAEGDVLYRDVFHIYGPLSSYIHALVFKVFGPGAMHLVYFNILLTALFAVLLYSMTYRLSDRLTATVATLGLVTVNALGQPRHLGNYNFIQPYNYDLTHGMMLSFVALHQVLRYQQAPTTPRLCGIGLLLGLIYLTKIEIMAAVGPAAAVGLLLAFAVHKMPLRSWLLNTGIAVFLFIVPSAVSILIFAMHMPLEESLSHWLSPWVLAFNPDIHDFLYFTRIRGTDELGVNLTRTFLYSGVLVLLVFGVLGLNRLVETKKVPAHKVAGLVLAALFALLLLYFRDIPWKLFLQPMPFILIGLGIYLAVLLRKEFHPTPEFFKYAGLLVLTVFSLLLLLKVFFKVVVYHYGFALTLPGTLVLSILLLHFIPNRLRARCGPPLFYRTVAAGLMVFYIFALDFASYSFFTRKVVPVAQGPDMLYDYHPKTRLHLGKPYMKALMIKYALEVMESEMEPDVPVLVWPDALMINYLSRRPDPLGGFILNPFTWVLYGGDAPLLEKLKVQPPPYIMLIDRNYYEFQMPWFGTDFGQDIHHWIQDRYILFRQIGAAPFTANGFGVQFFKLRPETNHADTD, encoded by the coding sequence ATGGCCGAGTCAGATACCGATTTGCATTCGACGACCGGGAGCACCTCCAACAAACAAGAATCCAGCCTGGCCTGCCGGTACGGGGGGTTGGGGATTGTGTTCGCAGCGGCCGCTGTGATGACCGCTATCGGCTGGCGGCGGTGGTCGGATCTGATGATCGATTACGGATCGCAGTTGTATGTGCCGTGGCGCCTGGCCGAGGGAGACGTTTTATACCGCGACGTGTTCCACATTTATGGCCCCCTTTCCTCTTACATTCATGCACTGGTTTTTAAAGTCTTCGGTCCGGGCGCGATGCACCTGGTGTACTTCAATATATTGCTGACTGCCCTGTTTGCAGTGCTCCTTTACAGCATGACCTACAGGCTTTCCGATCGCCTCACCGCCACGGTAGCGACCCTGGGGCTGGTGACCGTGAATGCGCTGGGTCAGCCGCGCCACCTTGGGAATTACAATTTCATTCAGCCGTACAATTACGACCTGACTCACGGCATGATGTTGAGTTTTGTTGCGCTCCACCAGGTTCTGCGCTACCAGCAAGCGCCGACAACTCCGCGGCTGTGTGGCATTGGATTGCTGCTGGGCCTCATCTATCTGACCAAGATCGAGATCATGGCGGCGGTGGGGCCGGCGGCGGCGGTGGGATTGTTGCTCGCGTTTGCGGTCCACAAAATGCCTTTACGATCCTGGCTGCTGAATACAGGCATCGCCGTCTTCCTATTCATTGTGCCTTCGGCGGTGAGCATTTTAATATTTGCCATGCACATGCCGCTTGAAGAGTCTTTGTCGCACTGGCTCTCCCCCTGGGTGCTGGCATTCAATCCGGATATTCATGACTTTCTTTATTTCACCCGTATCCGTGGCACCGATGAGTTGGGCGTCAACCTGACCCGAACGTTTCTTTATAGCGGCGTGCTGGTGCTGCTGGTCTTCGGGGTATTGGGGCTCAATCGTCTTGTTGAAACGAAAAAAGTTCCAGCCCACAAGGTAGCGGGGCTGGTTCTGGCGGCGCTGTTCGCCCTGTTGCTTTTATACTTTCGTGACATTCCCTGGAAGCTGTTTCTCCAACCGATGCCGTTTATCCTGATCGGACTGGGGATCTACCTGGCCGTTCTTCTGCGTAAAGAGTTCCATCCCACTCCGGAGTTTTTTAAATACGCGGGCCTGCTGGTTTTGACTGTATTTTCCCTGCTTCTGTTGCTGAAGGTTTTTTTCAAGGTGGTGGTGTACCATTATGGATTTGCGCTGACGTTACCGGGGACACTGGTGTTGAGCATCCTCCTGCTGCACTTCATCCCCAACCGGTTGCGAGCACGCTGCGGCCCTCCTCTTTTTTATCGGACCGTTGCAGCGGGTCTGATGGTGTTTTATATTTTCGCGCTGGATTTTGCATCGTATTCTTTCTTTACGCGGAAAGTGGTTCCCGTAGCGCAAGGTCCGGACATGCTGTACGACTACCATCCCAAGACGCGCTTGCATCTGGGCAAGCCCTATATGAAGGCCCTCATGATCAAATACGCCCTGGAAGTGATGGAGTCTGAAATGGAACCGGACGTTCCGGTCTTGGTTTGGCCGGATGCGTTGATGATCAATTACCTGTCCCGGCGCCCGGATCCCCTGGGTGGGTTCATACTGAATCCGTTCACCTGGGTGCTGTACGGCGGCGACGCGCCCCTTCTTGAAAAGCTGAAGGTCCAGCCGCCTCCTTATATCATGCTGATCGACCGCAATTATTACGAATTCCAGATGCCATGGTTCGGCACTGATTTCGGGCAAGACATCCACCATTGGATTCAAGACCGGTACATTCTGTTCAGGCAAATTGGCGCCGCGCCATTTACTGCTAACGGTTTTGGAGTTCAATTTTTCAAACTACGTCCGGAAACCAACCATGCCGACACAGACTGA
- a CDS encoding glycosyltransferase family 39 protein, with amino-acid sequence MAPRHLLLTVLEFNFSNYVRKPTMPTQTDLKAWSSLIIRKLITGPIPIATVFVLLTLISWQRWPDLMVDYGQQLYLPWVVSEGQVLYHDAQYFHGPLSTYVHALIFSIFGVGILQLALFNLVLIALVTFLIYRLCDYLGDAYTATVVSLTFISVFAFAYHMGFGSFNFVTPYLYDLTHGILLSVLILFLFYRYLKAPRLRTLCGLGFLLGLLFLTKVEVCLATLLSMGGGLLIFWRRQRLPFKKLILNATVFASCAGLVLLITLLYFSLHMPVSESIRYVFNQYLQAGDPAIRELPYYQFTLGLMHFQDNLQRMGMHAATFAGVVGLVLFLNHLLSRGGHNTRRVSFVAGAFTVILLILMFRTLPWLELTRSFPLFLFLFGFYLAWQLQRESIPSQTTKRRVILWALVVFALTLTFKAFFNFRITDLGFALAMPATLVMVFFLLHSLPRLAERISGKAVFVRTVTFVSVLFFLAVPLPNTYFAYQNKTYPIGTGTDRIYDFQPMVRYPDGRMFSRGLIANQTLDFLKKDMMEGQTLLTLPDAMIFNYFLRKRFPTRNTLFSPFTMRIHAESEILSRLQSSPPSHILLVHSDYSWFGQRYFGTDFAREIYKWILADYKAVAQFGVEPFTSRQFGVQVWKRRTNRDK; translated from the coding sequence TTGGCGCCGCGCCATTTACTGCTAACGGTTTTGGAGTTCAATTTTTCAAACTACGTCCGGAAACCAACCATGCCGACACAGACTGACCTTAAAGCCTGGAGCTCTCTCATAATCAGAAAACTGATCACCGGGCCCATTCCCATTGCCACGGTCTTCGTCTTGTTGACACTGATCAGCTGGCAACGCTGGCCCGACCTGATGGTGGATTACGGCCAGCAATTGTACCTGCCCTGGGTGGTGTCTGAAGGCCAGGTCCTTTATCACGACGCACAATACTTTCACGGCCCTCTTTCCACTTACGTGCACGCTTTGATTTTCAGTATTTTTGGCGTGGGTATCCTGCAACTGGCCTTATTCAATCTGGTCTTGATCGCGTTGGTCACTTTTTTGATTTACCGCCTGTGCGACTACCTGGGTGATGCATACACCGCCACCGTGGTCAGTCTGACTTTTATAAGCGTGTTTGCATTTGCCTATCACATGGGATTCGGCAGCTTCAACTTTGTCACGCCTTATTTATACGATTTAACGCACGGAATCCTGCTGAGCGTCTTGATCCTTTTTCTTTTTTACCGGTATTTGAAAGCGCCACGCCTGCGTACCCTGTGTGGACTTGGGTTTTTGCTCGGGCTTCTGTTTCTCACCAAGGTCGAAGTGTGCCTTGCCACCCTGTTGAGTATGGGGGGTGGGCTTTTGATTTTCTGGCGGCGGCAAAGGTTGCCTTTCAAAAAACTCATCCTCAATGCCACGGTGTTTGCATCCTGCGCAGGGCTGGTTCTCCTGATAACTTTGCTTTATTTTTCATTACACATGCCCGTCTCCGAAAGTATTCGCTATGTGTTCAATCAATATCTTCAAGCCGGAGATCCCGCCATTCGCGAATTGCCGTATTATCAATTCACGCTGGGCCTGATGCACTTTCAAGACAACCTGCAACGCATGGGCATGCATGCAGCAACCTTTGCGGGAGTGGTCGGTTTGGTGCTTTTCCTCAACCATCTGCTGAGCCGGGGCGGCCACAATACGCGGCGGGTCTCCTTCGTTGCGGGCGCGTTCACGGTGATACTATTGATCCTGATGTTCCGCACCCTGCCCTGGCTGGAGCTCACGCGTTCGTTCCCGCTTTTCCTGTTTCTCTTTGGTTTTTATCTGGCGTGGCAGTTGCAACGCGAGTCCATTCCGTCGCAGACGACAAAGCGGCGCGTCATCCTCTGGGCTCTCGTCGTGTTCGCGCTGACGCTCACCTTCAAAGCGTTCTTCAATTTCCGCATTACAGATCTCGGTTTTGCACTGGCCATGCCTGCCACCCTGGTCATGGTCTTTTTTCTTTTGCATTCCTTACCGCGTCTTGCCGAGCGCATTTCAGGGAAAGCCGTATTCGTCCGCACCGTGACCTTTGTTTCGGTTTTGTTTTTCCTCGCAGTGCCGTTGCCCAACACCTACTTTGCCTACCAGAATAAAACATATCCGATCGGCACCGGTACAGACCGGATTTATGATTTCCAACCCATGGTCCGTTACCCCGACGGTCGCATGTTTTCCCGGGGGCTGATCGCGAACCAAACCTTGGATTTTTTGAAAAAGGACATGATGGAAGGCCAAACCCTGCTCACCCTGCCGGACGCCATGATCTTCAATTATTTTTTGAGGAAACGCTTTCCCACACGTAATACTTTGTTCAGCCCATTCACCATGCGAATCCACGCGGAATCAGAAATCCTGAGCCGCTTGCAATCCAGCCCCCCCTCGCACATCCTGTTGGTGCATTCCGACTACAGCTGGTTTGGACAACGGTATTTCGGCACCGATTTTGCCCGGGAAATTTACAAATGGATCCTGGCAGACTACAAAGCAGTCGCCCAATTTGGAGTCGAGCCTTTCACCAGTCGTCAGTTCGGCGTCCAAGTCTGGAAGCGCCGCACAAACCGGGACAAGTGA